AAACCATCATCTTCATCAAGAAATTCAAATAGCAGAGCAACAAGCACACCAAGAAGAAGCTCATCTTCTAGTAGTAGAAGATCAGGAAATAATAGACGCTAATTTAAATAGCTTTTCTAAATACGTTTTTAAACTAATCAACGAAAAAAATGAAACGACTTTTAACATTTGCGGTTATTATCGCTAGTACTACTTACACTTTTTCGCAATCATTAAATTATACTGATTTAGGTATTTTATTTTCGCAAAATGAAAATTATGGAACAGCACGTTTTGAAGCAATGGCTGGTGCATTTGGAGCTTTAGGTGGCGATGTATCATCAATAAATATTAACCCTGCTGGAGGTGCTGTTGCTAGAAAAAACTTAGTTTCTATTACTTTAGGTAACAGAAATACGGATACATCTATTAATTATTACGGAGAAAAATTTAATAATCAAGATAACTTTTTTAACCTAACACAAGCAGGCGCAATACTTTCGTTTGATACAGCATACGATTCTGATTGGAATCGATTTGCTTTAAGCTTTAATTATAGTATTAAAAAAGATTTTAATAACTCTTATCTTTTAAATAATGGAGAATATTTAAAATATTCTGAACACCAAAATGATGAAAAAATTAATAAAACAGCATTTTTAAACTCTGTAGAACATAAATATTCCAATTCATTTGGAGGACAAACAGCTATTTATAACTTTGGATTTTCAGCTGTACATTTAAATAAGTTTTTTGTGGGAGCTGCTTTAAATATTCATGATTTAAATTTCACCCAAACAACCCACTTAAATGAAGTAAATCAAGATAATAAAGGAAATACTTTAAAGGCATACAATTTGACAAGCTCTCAAATGCAAGGAAATGGTTTTTCACTTAGCTTAGGGTTTATTTATAAAGTAAATCGTAATTTTCGTTTTGGTTTAGCATACGAAAGCCCTGCTTGGTATGAAGAAGTTATTGAAAACTATAAAGATAGACTAACAATGAATGATATCAAAAACCTTGATTTAGACTCTTATTATGATCTTATTAATGATTATCCTAATAGTTTCCGTTTTAAATCTCCAGGTAGAATAACGGCAAGTGGAGCAATTATTTTCGGTAAAAAAGGATTGGTTAGTTTCGATTATACTTATAAAGATTTTAGAAATATTAAATATCAAGAGACTGATCAAACACTTTTACAAGCAAATCAAAGTTTTTCAAATACATTAAGAAGTACACAAGCTTTAAATGTTGGTACGGAATGGCGTTTTGATAAAATGAGTATTAGGGGTGGTTATCATTATGAAAAAAACCCGAACTTACTTACCGCTTTTGGAGGGAATACCAATAAAGATAATTTAAGAGGTTTTACCTTAGGGTTAGGATATAATTTTGGAAAAACAAAATTCGATTTATCATATAGGAAATCTGAAAACATGGATTATTATACCTTAAATAATTCAGGAGATACTGAAGTAAATAATAATAGCTCAAGAGTTTCTGCTACACTAACTTTTAATTTATAATTTCCAATAGTAACAAATTATATAAATCCTGCTTTTGCAGGATTTTTTATATACATATATCTCAGTTTTTTACCGTAATTTTGCACTTCATTTTACAACTTATTATGAGCACTATAAAAATAAATATACAAGAAACAAGTAACGAAACCATCTTAAAATTTACGAGTACTACAATTCTAGTAAACGGTGGTAGTTATGAGTTTAATAATATAGATGAAGCTAAAAATTCACCTTTAGCACAACAACTTTTTCACCTTCCATTTGTAAAGAAAATTTTAATTACAGCTAATTTCATTGCAATTCAACGTTATGATATTGTTCAATGGGAAGATGTAGAAGAAGAACTTCGTGAGCAAATTGAAAACTATTTACAAGAAGGAAATAAGTTAGTAACTGAAGTTACAACTAAAAAAGATGCTGTTGAAGTATATGCTGAAGTTACTCCGAATCCTGCGGTTATGAAGTTCGGTTCGAACAAAGCACTTACTCAAACAGATGTTGAGTTTAAAAATATCGAAGAAGCTAGTAAGTCTTCTCCTTTAGCTAAAGAATTATTCGGATTTCCGTTTGTAAAAGAAATTTTTATTTCTGAAAACTATGTGTCAATTACAAAATATGACATGATAGAATGGAATGAAGTACATCAAGAAA
The Tenacibaculum pacificus DNA segment above includes these coding regions:
- a CDS encoding OmpP1/FadL family transporter, which gives rise to MKRLLTFAVIIASTTYTFSQSLNYTDLGILFSQNENYGTARFEAMAGAFGALGGDVSSININPAGGAVARKNLVSITLGNRNTDTSINYYGEKFNNQDNFFNLTQAGAILSFDTAYDSDWNRFALSFNYSIKKDFNNSYLLNNGEYLKYSEHQNDEKINKTAFLNSVEHKYSNSFGGQTAIYNFGFSAVHLNKFFVGAALNIHDLNFTQTTHLNEVNQDNKGNTLKAYNLTSSQMQGNGFSLSLGFIYKVNRNFRFGLAYESPAWYEEVIENYKDRLTMNDIKNLDLDSYYDLINDYPNSFRFKSPGRITASGAIIFGKKGLVSFDYTYKDFRNIKYQETDQTLLQANQSFSNTLRSTQALNVGTEWRFDKMSIRGGYHYEKNPNLLTAFGGNTNKDNLRGFTLGLGYNFGKTKFDLSYRKSENMDYYTLNNSGDTEVNNNSSRVSATLTFNL
- a CDS encoding NifU family protein, with the translated sequence MSTIKINIQETSNETILKFTSTTILVNGGSYEFNNIDEAKNSPLAQQLFHLPFVKKILITANFIAIQRYDIVQWEDVEEELREQIENYLQEGNKLVTEVTTKKDAVEVYAEVTPNPAVMKFGSNKALTQTDVEFKNIEEASKSSPLAKELFGFPFVKEIFISENYVSITKYDMIEWNEVHQEIRSFIRTYIQDGKIIIQELPKQKTKENVEIPKEDLTDTEAEIVAILDEYIKPAVASDGGNIAFQSYDKETKIVSVILQGACSGCPSSTVTLKNGIETMLKDMLPNKINQVVAING